DNA sequence from the Sediminibacillus dalangtanensis genome:
AACAAATTACATCGATTGTATCGGCAATTGAAGAGATAGCTGATAGTACAAACCTGCTTGCCCTGAATGCCGCGATTGAATCTGCTCGGGCCGGCGAAAGCGGCAAAGGCTTTGCCGTCGTAGCTGACGAGGTTCGTAAATTGGCAGAGAGATCCAAGCACGAAGCACAGGAAATTCAGCAGTTGGTCAAAACGATGCACGCCCAAATGAATAATCTAACGACAGAAGCAGGAAAATTTGACACGTATCAACAGGAACAATCAACGGCAGTCGATCAGACAAAAGATGCGTTTCACCGCATTGCGAATCATATCTATAATATGAACGATAAAATTAAAGGCGTAAAAGATTCTCTCCAGGATGTAGACAGCGCAAATAGTGATTTACGGGAAAAAATGGAGCAAATCAGTGTCATTTCGGAAGAAGCAGTTGCAACAGCAGAAGAAGTCGCTGCTTCCAGTGAAACACAAGCCCAATCTATTGAAGAGGTAAATCAGTCTGCAGTCGATTTGCAGGGACTTTCTCAGGAACTTGCAGCTGAGGTCAGTCAATTTAATTTGGACGAAACACGTTTTCAAAGCGAAGCAGAACAAGATCTCGGAGAAAATGATTATGATGACATGGACTATTATCTGACAGAAAATGAAGAAGCAGCCGCTGCATTGGATCAAGAGAAAGATGAAGAGGAAAAAGAAGAAGAATCGGAGAACGGCAGTGAGACACAAACAGAGGAAAAGTTGAATGAACCTTCAGATGAACAATCGGTTGAAGAACCTCTAGAAGGAAACCATGAATTTACAGATGATATCAACAAAGAGGAAAAATGATTAAAAAACGGAAACCATCTCAATAATTAGTAAAGGGGCTGCCTCATAAGTCATGAAACACTTATGGGGCAGCCCCTTTTAATAGGAAACAGACCTGGCCATTTTCATCATCATTTGTGCATCTTGTTCTAATTGGTTTTTGGTTGTCAACGTCGTCACTTTCACACTGCCTGTCCCTACCTGCAGTTCGTATTTCCGTCCTTCAGGTTCGGAAATTTTAATATAGCCAAACCTTTTTTTCTCCTTAAATGACTCCAATAGGGCATTATCTTCTGCTTCTTCTGCTTCTCGATAATTAGTCTCGCTGGCGGCAGGTTCAAACCGATTGTAAAATAAAATATAGGTTTGCTCCCCATCTTCCAATATCAAATTATTATTAGTATTTTCAGCAATTTCCAAGTTGTCCGGGATGTATACTGCTAAATCATCCAGTTCATTATTGGTTTCCGGTTTTTCTTTCTTAAAAACCGTGTCGGTTACAGTCATTGCTTCATCAAATGCTTTGCTTTCAGCCTTTAATGTGCAGCCAGCCAAGAAAACTACTATCAAGGTAGAGGCGATCAGCTGACCAAATTTCCATTTGTTCACGTTCTTTCCTCCTGACCCGGTTGCTTCTTATTTTCCCTCTTATATCATACTATTATTTTTCTGTTTGGCAAGCACCGTCTCAATATTTGTCGATAGCAATAACTTCCACTGCTATTTAGGCATCCAGGAAGCAGATTTAGTCTGCTAATGATACAATGAATAAAATCAAAAGAAAGGGTGTTGTTCAATGGAGTTCACTGTTTACTTAGCCGGCCAGATACACGATAACTGGCGGTCGGAGCTGAAAGAAAACGCAAAAGTAAGAGGCTTGTCCTTCCAATTCGTCGGTCCCCAGGAGAACCATGAACTTTCAGATAATATCGGGGAAAAGATCTTGGGCGAACAGCCCGGTAAGCTCTATCGTGACGATGCAGCTTCGGCAATCAACAATTTTAGAACAGAAGTTTTGATGAACAAAGCTGATTTTGTGATCGCCCTGTTCGGGGAGAATTACAAGCAGTGGAATACGGCAATGGATGCTGCTACTGCAATTGCATTGAAAAAGCCAACAATCATCATACGACCTGAATCATTAATTCATCCGCTCAAAGAATTGTCGAATAAAGCAAATGTCACCGTCGAAACGACAAGCCAAGCGCTCGATGTCCTTACGTATCTTTTTGAGTGAGTGGCAGATAGAATACCACAATAATAACGAAGGCTCAAATATCCCTTGGCCGAGCCAGTGTAGAAATAATTATCTTCGAGGGAGTGATCTCCTCTCTCCATGGAAGATAAGTGATTCCGTTTTGGTTGGGGAACATATGAAATATTTTATTTATGAACAAGCGGACTCGATTTGATTTCTTATTTTCCCTTTATATAAAGGACTATTAGAATATTGAGTTTTCACCTTTTACATGATACCATATATAAAATTAAATATTTTGATTCAAATTGCGATGAAGAGAAGAGTAACTGAAATGGAATCATAACAGAGAGCTCCAGATGGTGAAAAGGAGCATGATTTATTTCATTTAAACAAGCCTCAGAGCATCACGTTGGATTCCAATAGATGATGGCGTGACAGGTGCTCCTGTTAAAGAGCTAAAGTATAAGCAATTTTTTTGCCGTACTTAAAGAGGTTAATATGGTGACATATTGACAAACTGGGGTGGCACCGCGATTATAAAATATCCAAATCTCGCCCCCAAGGCTAGTGTCTTGGGGGTGAGATTTTTTTGTTTCAAATGAAATTTAGAGATATTTTTAAATCAATAATCACAGGAGGCTAAATATGAATTTCAGAAAAATAGTGGATTATTGGAAGTATCCTTCTATTTTATTATTTGGGATAGGGGTTTCAACTATTGGAACATGGATATACTTTCTTACCTTAAATGTAATCGTATTTAATAT
Encoded proteins:
- a CDS encoding YtoQ family protein — translated: MEFTVYLAGQIHDNWRSELKENAKVRGLSFQFVGPQENHELSDNIGEKILGEQPGKLYRDDAASAINNFRTEVLMNKADFVIALFGENYKQWNTAMDAATAIALKKPTIIIRPESLIHPLKELSNKANVTVETTSQALDVLTYLFE